One part of the Chryseobacterium sp. 7 genome encodes these proteins:
- a CDS encoding Dps family protein yields MKNASIIGLKEADCKKISEKLNVLLANYSVFYQNTRGSHWNIKGEQFFTLHPKFEELYNSLVLKIDEIAERILTLGATPAHNYSDYLKVATIKESKEVTDGTKSVEQILSSFKVVIDLQRELLDITDEAGDEGTNSQMSDYITEQEKEVWMYNSYLGK; encoded by the coding sequence ATGAAAAATGCTAGTATCATTGGCCTTAAAGAAGCCGATTGTAAAAAAATTTCAGAAAAACTAAACGTACTGTTGGCTAACTATTCTGTATTCTATCAGAACACAAGAGGTTCTCACTGGAATATTAAAGGAGAGCAGTTCTTTACCCTTCACCCGAAGTTTGAGGAATTGTACAACAGCCTTGTATTAAAGATTGATGAAATTGCAGAAAGAATCCTTACGTTAGGAGCAACCCCTGCACACAATTATTCAGATTATTTAAAAGTAGCTACTATTAAAGAAAGTAAAGAAGTTACTGACGGCACCAAAAGTGTTGAACAGATTCTAAGTTCATTCAAAGTAGTGATTGATCTGCAGAGAGAACTTTTAGACATTACGGATGAAGCTGGAGATGAAGGTACAAATTCGCAAATGAGCGACTATATTACCGAACAGGAGAAAGAAGTTTGGATGTATAACTCTTATCTTGGGAAGTAA